The nucleotide window AGCAAATTTTGTCAAAACATCTACAGGTTTTTCGACTGGAGGAGCAACCGTCGAGGATATCCGCTTAATGCGTCAAACAGTCGGCCCTGAGATAGGTGTGAAGGCATCCGGTGGTGTCCGCAGCCGTGAAGATGCAGTTGCAATGGTTGAGGCAGGAGCTACCCGGATTGGTGCCAGTTCCGGTGTTTCCATCGCCAAAGGTGAACTTTCAGACAGTAACTATTAAGAATATAAATCAAGCAAAAATGGAGCTATTCTTACGAGTAGCTTCTTTTTTGCTCTTAACAGTAAAAATTCATCCCAGAATTGAAGAAAGTGTCTAAGTACATACTATAAATATAGAAAATAAAAGGGATGAGACCATGATTTATATTTATAATGATTATGGAGGAACACATACGACATCACTAGCCGCTGCGTACCATTTAAAACAACTTCCTCAATCAGAGCGGAAACTTTCAAGGGAGGAAATATTAAATGTGAATTTCTTTAATAAATTAACAAAGGAAGACTTCGGAAAACTAATCTTTCACGGTGTTGATGATGAAAGTAATCCAGTGTATACGATCGGGCGCAAAAGGAATAAATATGTTGTTCCGGCATTAAAAGAAATGAGTTTACTGCTTCAGGAAAAGTTTAAATTCGATGAAAAGATTGTCTTTTCAAA belongs to Neobacillus sp. OS1-2 and includes:
- a CDS encoding DUF3189 family protein; protein product: MIYIYNDYGGTHTTSLAAAYHLKQLPQSERKLSREEILNVNFFNKLTKEDFGKLIFHGVDDESNPVYTIGRKRNKYVVPALKEMSLLLQEKFKFDEKIVFSNTSPTVPFAMSMGGFFSRGLKIDVIGVPLLVIGAKQCCDNIYRLVENTKEVGRTTFSENVIILENKMYK